A genome region from Flavobacterium sp. CFS9 includes the following:
- a CDS encoding amino acid adenylation domain-containing protein gives MKDKKIIQDYWLNKIKQYSNESGYLLGRYEQVPSGEYRILLKKNCLDKIAKLSGGNAIAAATIYLSVFNTLLKRYTHNESIWVASSPFILEGVQPEKEALLFYNTIISNISSLRDAINTTKQEIEETLLYDTIDFELIEKEFLNIEVTSEDYLQYAFVYQKLNHSNNLLAQAKLCLDIDDTKAGEESITIHFDAVKYDALFIQNMVEHFTHILENISDLIDVKVNDIEFITASEKQQLLEFSGESEKKIEASVIEIFEQQVKATPENIALVYKGKKYSYVEVNRKVNHLASLLQKEYGIKSGDSIGVMTDYSANTVFSFAAALKQGATYLPLDYNLTTERLDYILSDTQPKVIITQIEYLNDLLHYDIPLFSIDVMLNEENISDVNWESSNKGDIAYIMYTSGSTGVPKGVVVKDKSIVRLVKDTNYIEIDPQDRILAISNASFDGSTFDIWGALLNGATLHIPEKDLVLNFELLFQAITANEISVVFMTTALFNSMVDTDIDSLKNLRKILFGGEMVSVSHVRKFVNHFGSGRLIHVYGPTENTTFSTFSPVDEVSEEASSIPIGKPISYTQCYILNESMKLQPVGIAGELYVSGEGVAAGYLNKEELTSNSFVENPYHKNALLYKTGDICKWLPDGTIEILGRRDSQVKIRGFRIELGEIERKITSYNNITEAVILVNKDSHDVKFLAAFFVADATINTDELRSFLAQKLPNYMVPAHITQVPQIPLNRNGKVDQKELNKLTKSNTETTRELVLPTTEIQIALHNIWKELFDKEDISITDDFFDIGGHSIKAMNLVSTIHKNLNIKIDIGTVFEDRNIKALSETILQAQENVFQEIEALEEQPSYAVSSSQQRFWALSQFQEANKAYTIPSIYTLTGDLDKKALAIAFQTITQRHESFRTTFKEDENQELRQFILPESESNFEIDFIDFRNRSENELEETINNLIEVVFNLSEGPLLKVSVLQIEESKAILVAVMHHIISDGLSMEVFIEELLHLYKAHKNRLSVDFKPLRIQYKDFAAWQNQQLENESLQTHKAYWMEKFSGELPVLNLQKSKIRPKIKSYNGETITINIDSRTLKNFKNILEQENLTLFMGLVTVVNVLIYKYTNQEDIVLGTTISGRNHIDLEGQIGCFINVLPLRSQFSHKNSIIDLFRKVKKLTQEAYEHQIYPFEQLINDLNLTHDISRNPLFDATVVLQNADLDQKLNALNNEGLEIALYEKIKATVSRFDISFNFVETVKGLEFSLVYNTDIFDTIFIRQIQKHFHNLLNAVIANPHNSIASLPYLSVGEVQLFTSDFSAGTFNSQVCPDIVDAFQQQVSKTPAQIAVVYKNRQLTYEELDRNANKIAHLLTTAYGVTNGEKVGIILDKSELLISTIIGILKAGGVYVPIDVESPKIRKELIINDIDTKVIITQMDYMFDLDFFEGSIIAIDVQLDALENHSPAPQITNSPDAPAYIMYTSGSTGNPKGVLVPHKGVTRLVKNTNYIDFDTVHAILSTGSVSFDASTFEFWGALLNGGKLVLCDKEDLLNTTKLASLIKTEKVDTMWFTSGLLNQFTDHDVSLFEGLNNVLAGGEKLSAKHIRKLLEAYPELNLINGYGPTENTTFSATYKITAPVEEDIPIGKPINNSKAYILDQNLELCPLGVVGEIYLAGDGLSLGYLNAAELNAEKFLNPRSLNNERVYKTGDLGLWLPNGNIKFFGRKDSQIKLRGYRIELNDIEKTLDAHPDINGTVVVLKQVSEAADEKFIVAYVKSNQTMNQKELKAYLAERLPFYMIPTYFIEVEDFILNKNGKIDKDLLPEIDLSQLEREFISYRNETEKTLSEIWSEILVMEKMSVTDDFFEIGGHSLRAVKLANMIQESFGVEVSIGHVFQFRTIETMAEQLRFIQKQEELTANKKDLQEIDIDL, from the coding sequence ATGAAAGATAAGAAAATCATACAAGATTATTGGTTGAACAAAATAAAGCAATACAGTAACGAAAGCGGTTATTTACTTGGCAGATACGAGCAAGTTCCTTCCGGTGAGTATCGCATTTTATTAAAAAAGAATTGTCTGGATAAGATTGCTAAACTATCAGGAGGGAATGCCATTGCTGCGGCGACGATTTATTTGTCTGTTTTCAATACACTATTAAAAAGATATACCCATAACGAAAGTATCTGGGTAGCTTCATCACCTTTTATTTTGGAAGGAGTACAGCCGGAAAAAGAGGCCTTGTTGTTTTATAACACCATTATATCCAATATCTCTTCATTAAGAGATGCGATAAATACAACCAAACAGGAGATTGAAGAAACGCTGCTTTATGATACTATTGATTTTGAATTAATTGAAAAAGAATTTCTAAATATTGAAGTGACTTCTGAAGATTACCTTCAATATGCTTTTGTATATCAGAAATTAAATCACAGCAATAATCTATTGGCTCAGGCCAAACTTTGTCTGGACATTGACGACACCAAGGCAGGTGAGGAATCAATTACCATACATTTTGATGCGGTGAAATATGATGCGCTTTTCATCCAGAATATGGTGGAGCATTTTACGCATATACTTGAAAATATTAGTGATCTGATTGATGTTAAGGTTAATGATATTGAATTTATTACAGCCTCTGAAAAACAACAGTTGCTGGAGTTTTCAGGGGAATCAGAAAAGAAGATTGAGGCAAGTGTTATCGAGATTTTTGAACAGCAGGTAAAGGCGACGCCTGAGAACATTGCTTTAGTTTATAAAGGAAAAAAATACAGCTATGTGGAGGTAAACCGAAAAGTGAATCATCTGGCCAGTTTGTTGCAAAAAGAGTACGGAATTAAATCCGGAGATAGTATCGGGGTCATGACAGATTACTCGGCCAATACGGTTTTCTCTTTCGCAGCGGCATTAAAACAGGGCGCCACTTATTTGCCATTAGATTATAACCTTACTACGGAAAGACTTGATTATATCCTGTCGGACACACAGCCTAAAGTGATCATCACTCAAATCGAGTATCTGAACGATCTGCTTCATTACGATATTCCGCTGTTTAGTATTGATGTGATGCTAAATGAAGAAAATATTTCGGATGTAAACTGGGAAAGCAGCAACAAAGGAGATATCGCTTATATCATGTACACTTCAGGATCAACCGGAGTACCAAAAGGTGTTGTGGTAAAAGATAAAAGTATCGTGCGATTGGTGAAAGATACCAATTATATCGAAATTGATCCTCAGGATCGTATTCTGGCCATCTCAAATGCTTCATTCGACGGTTCTACTTTTGATATTTGGGGAGCACTATTAAACGGAGCGACTTTGCACATTCCGGAGAAAGATTTAGTACTCAATTTTGAACTGCTGTTTCAGGCCATTACGGCAAATGAAATTTCGGTTGTTTTTATGACAACGGCTTTGTTCAATTCTATGGTGGATACGGATATTGACAGTCTTAAGAATTTGAGAAAAATTCTTTTTGGCGGAGAAATGGTTTCTGTATCACATGTGCGCAAGTTTGTCAATCATTTCGGAAGCGGAAGGCTGATACACGTTTACGGGCCAACCGAGAATACCACTTTTTCCACTTTTTCCCCGGTTGATGAAGTTTCAGAAGAAGCATCAAGCATCCCGATTGGAAAACCAATTTCTTATACCCAATGTTACATTCTTAACGAGAGTATGAAATTACAGCCAGTTGGTATTGCCGGAGAATTGTATGTTTCCGGCGAAGGCGTTGCAGCAGGCTACTTAAACAAAGAAGAGCTTACCTCAAACAGTTTTGTTGAAAATCCTTATCACAAAAACGCTCTGCTGTATAAAACCGGAGACATCTGCAAATGGCTGCCTGACGGTACGATAGAAATTTTAGGCAGAAGAGACAGCCAGGTAAAGATTCGTGGTTTCAGAATAGAATTAGGAGAAATCGAACGAAAAATAACGAGTTACAATAACATTACCGAAGCTGTAATTCTGGTCAACAAAGACAGTCATGATGTGAAATTTTTAGCAGCCTTTTTTGTTGCCGATGCAACTATTAATACGGATGAGCTTCGTTCTTTCCTGGCACAAAAACTGCCTAATTATATGGTTCCGGCTCATATTACTCAGGTACCACAGATTCCATTGAACAGAAACGGAAAAGTAGATCAGAAAGAATTAAACAAACTGACAAAATCAAATACGGAAACCACCAGAGAACTTGTTTTACCCACTACTGAAATTCAAATAGCCCTGCACAACATCTGGAAAGAATTGTTTGATAAAGAAGACATCAGTATCACCGATGACTTTTTCGACATTGGCGGACACAGTATCAAGGCAATGAACCTGGTGTCGACTATTCATAAAAACTTAAATATAAAAATAGACATCGGAACCGTTTTTGAGGACCGAAATATTAAAGCACTTTCAGAAACGATACTACAGGCTCAGGAGAATGTATTTCAGGAAATAGAAGCCTTGGAAGAGCAGCCAAGTTATGCAGTGTCATCATCACAGCAGCGCTTTTGGGCATTGAGTCAGTTTCAGGAAGCCAACAAAGCTTATACCATTCCTAGTATCTACACCTTAACGGGTGATCTGGACAAAAAGGCCTTAGCTATAGCTTTTCAAACCATAACCCAACGACATGAAAGTTTCAGAACCACTTTTAAAGAAGATGAAAATCAGGAATTAAGACAATTCATTTTGCCTGAATCGGAAAGTAATTTTGAGATTGATTTCATTGATTTTCGCAATCGTTCAGAAAATGAATTAGAAGAGACTATTAACAATCTTATTGAGGTAGTATTTAATTTATCGGAAGGACCGCTTTTAAAAGTAAGTGTATTGCAGATCGAAGAATCCAAAGCGATACTGGTAGCCGTGATGCATCATATTATTAGCGATGGACTGTCTATGGAAGTTTTTATTGAAGAGCTCTTGCATTTGTACAAAGCCCATAAAAATAGACTTTCTGTAGATTTTAAACCGCTCAGAATACAATACAAAGATTTTGCTGCCTGGCAGAATCAACAACTGGAGAATGAATCACTGCAGACTCACAAAGCATACTGGATGGAGAAATTCTCAGGAGAGCTTCCGGTGCTGAACCTTCAGAAAAGTAAAATTCGTCCTAAAATTAAATCTTATAACGGCGAAACAATTACCATAAATATTGACAGCAGAACATTAAAAAATTTCAAAAATATACTGGAGCAGGAAAACCTGACTTTGTTCATGGGGCTGGTAACTGTAGTAAATGTTCTAATTTATAAATATACCAATCAGGAAGATATCGTATTGGGAACTACGATTAGCGGTAGAAATCATATCGATTTAGAGGGACAGATAGGCTGTTTTATTAACGTATTGCCATTACGCAGTCAGTTTTCACACAAAAATTCAATAATTGATTTATTCCGAAAGGTAAAAAAACTGACTCAGGAAGCTTACGAACATCAGATTTATCCTTTTGAACAATTAATTAATGATTTGAATCTGACGCATGATATCAGCAGAAACCCTTTATTTGATGCTACGGTCGTTTTACAAAATGCAGACTTAGATCAAAAATTAAATGCTCTTAATAATGAAGGCCTTGAAATAGCTTTGTACGAAAAAATCAAAGCAACCGTAAGCCGATTTGATATTTCATTCAATTTTGTAGAAACGGTAAAGGGACTGGAATTTAGCTTGGTCTACAATACGGACATTTTTGATACCATTTTTATTCGTCAGATTCAAAAGCATTTTCATAACCTGCTGAATGCCGTAATTGCAAATCCGCATAATTCTATTGCTTCCCTGCCTTATTTATCGGTTGGTGAGGTACAGCTTTTTACATCAGATTTTAGTGCCGGAACCTTTAACTCTCAGGTTTGTCCGGACATTGTCGATGCCTTTCAACAGCAGGTTAGTAAAACGCCCGCACAGATAGCCGTCGTGTATAAAAACCGACAATTGACTTATGAGGAATTAGATCGTAATGCAAACAAAATTGCTCATTTGTTAACCACAGCGTATGGAGTGACTAATGGAGAAAAAGTCGGAATCATTTTAGATAAATCAGAACTTTTGATCAGTACGATAATCGGGATTTTAAAAGCCGGCGGGGTATATGTTCCAATCGATGTGGAAAGTCCTAAGATCAGAAAAGAACTTATTATCAATGATATCGACACAAAAGTCATCATTACCCAGATGGATTATATGTTTGATCTTGACTTTTTTGAAGGAAGTATTATCGCCATCGATGTTCAGTTAGACGCTTTAGAGAACCATTCTCCGGCTCCACAAATTACAAACAGTCCTGATGCTCCGGCCTACATTATGTATACTTCCGGCTCGACCGGAAATCCAAAAGGTGTTTTGGTACCGCATAAAGGAGTTACCAGACTGGTTAAAAACACCAATTACATCGATTTTGATACTGTACACGCCATCTTGTCTACAGGTTCAGTCTCTTTTGATGCCTCAACGTTTGAGTTTTGGGGAGCATTGCTTAATGGTGGAAAATTGGTTTTATGTGATAAGGAAGATTTGTTAAACACAACAAAATTGGCTTCACTGATAAAAACAGAAAAAGTAGATACGATGTGGTTTACGTCGGGACTATTAAATCAGTTTACCGATCATGACGTATCTCTTTTTGAAGGATTAAACAATGTACTGGCGGGAGGTGAAAAATTATCCGCTAAGCACATCCGTAAATTACTGGAAGCCTATCCGGAACTGAACCTTATTAACGGTTATGGGCCTACTGAAAATACTACGTTTTCGGCAACTTATAAAATTACAGCACCGGTAGAAGAGGATATCCCAATTGGAAAACCGATCAATAATTCTAAAGCTTACATCTTAGATCAAAATTTAGAGCTATGTCCGTTAGGAGTTGTTGGAGAAATATATCTGGCAGGTGACGGACTTTCGTTAGGCTACTTAAATGCAGCAGAATTAAATGCTGAAAAATTCTTAAATCCGAGAAGTTTGAATAACGAACGGGTTTATAAAACAGGTGATTTAGGCTTGTGGCTGCCCAATGGGAATATCAAATTTTTCGGAAGAAAAGACAGTCAGATCAAACTTCGCGGTTACCGAATTGAACTAAACGATATTGAAAAAACTTTAGATGCACATCCGGATATCAATGGGACCGTAGTGGTATTGAAACAAGTATCTGAGGCAGCCGACGAAAAATTTATTGTGGCTTATGTTAAGTCCAATCAGACTATGAATCAGAAGGAGTTAAAAGCTTATTTGGCGGAAAGACTCCCTTTTTATATGATTCCAACCTATTTTATCGAAGTGGAAGATTTCATTTTGAATAAAAACGGAAAGATCGATAAAGACCTTCTTCCCGAAATTGATTTGTCCCAATTAGAAAGAGAATTCATATCCTACCGAAATGAAACGGAGAAAACCCTCTCTGAGATTTGGAGTGAAATATTGGTGATGGAAAAGATGAGTGTAACCGATGATTTCTTTGAAATAGGAGGACACAGTTTGAGAGCCGTAAAATTAGCCAATATGATTCAGGAAAGTTTTGGTGTTGAGGTGAGTATCGGACATGTATTTCAATTCAGAACTATCGAAACGATGGCCGAGCAGCTCAGGTTTATTCAGAAACAGGAAGAACTGACAGCAAACAAAAAAGACCTTCAGGAAATCGATATTGATTTATAA